The Cylindrospermopsis curvispora GIHE-G1 genome contains a region encoding:
- a CDS encoding glycoside hydrolase: protein MSYPLYVAFIWHQHQPLYKSPVNNHYHLPWVRLHGTKDYLDLILLLEKYPKLHQTVNLVPSLILQLEDYIKGDAFDPYLTASLTPVENLTIEQKKFIIQHFFDANHHTLIDPHPRYGQLYHQRQEKGQDWCLSNWQSVDYGDLLAWHNLAWIDPLFWDDPEISAWLKQGRDFSLGDRQRIYSKQKEILSRIIPQHRKMQETGQLEVTTTPYTHPILPLLADTNAGRVAVANMTLPSSRFNWAEDIPRHLQKSWDFYQERFGRVPRGLWPSEQSVSPEILPHVIKQGFKWICSDEAVLGWTTRHFFHRDGAGNVQEPELLYRPYRLQTPEGEVSIVFRDHRLSDLIGFTYSSMQPRQAVANLVGHLEAISRQQRERSTEQPWLVTIALDGENCWEFYPEDGKPFLETLYQTLSHEPNIQLVTVSEFLDKYPPTATINGDRLHSGSWVDGSFTTWIGDPVKNRAWDYLVQARQTLARHPEATEENNPAAWEALYAAEGSDWFWWFGEGHSSNQDAIFDQLFREHLYGIYKALNEPIPAYLNSPLELHEVKADRRPESFIHPVVDGKGDEQDWDKAGRVEVGGARGTMHQSSLIQRLWYGVDHLNFYLRVDFKNGLTPGKELPPELNLLWYYPDRPMVNSSIPLAEVPDMAPVNYLFHHHLEINLISQAVQFREAVENYQWLPRASRAQVALDTCLEVAVPWVDLQVPPDYPLRLILVLADDGCFHSYLPENALIPIEVP, encoded by the coding sequence ATGTCTTATCCGTTATACGTCGCTTTTATCTGGCATCAACATCAACCCCTGTATAAGTCACCCGTTAATAACCACTATCATTTGCCCTGGGTGAGGTTACATGGCACAAAGGACTATTTAGATTTAATCCTATTACTGGAAAAATACCCTAAATTGCACCAAACAGTAAATTTGGTCCCGTCTCTAATTCTCCAGTTGGAAGATTATATCAAGGGTGATGCTTTTGACCCCTATCTGACGGCCAGTTTGACCCCTGTGGAAAATTTGACCATAGAACAGAAAAAATTCATTATCCAACACTTTTTTGATGCTAATCACCACACTTTAATTGACCCCCATCCCCGCTACGGACAGTTATACCACCAAAGACAGGAAAAAGGACAGGACTGGTGTTTGTCAAATTGGCAATCAGTGGATTACGGTGATTTATTGGCTTGGCATAATTTGGCTTGGATTGACCCCCTATTTTGGGATGACCCGGAAATTTCGGCCTGGTTAAAACAGGGACGGGATTTTAGTTTGGGCGATCGCCAAAGGATCTATTCTAAACAGAAAGAAATACTAAGTCGCATTATTCCTCAACATCGGAAAATGCAGGAAACTGGACAGTTGGAGGTGACTACTACTCCCTATACCCACCCCATATTACCCCTATTAGCAGATACTAATGCTGGCAGGGTAGCGGTGGCAAATATGACATTGCCCAGTTCTCGGTTTAACTGGGCCGAAGATATTCCTCGTCATTTACAAAAATCCTGGGATTTCTACCAAGAAAGATTTGGTCGGGTGCCAAGGGGTTTATGGCCTTCGGAGCAGTCCGTTAGTCCGGAGATTTTGCCCCATGTGATAAAACAAGGATTCAAGTGGATTTGCTCAGATGAGGCGGTTTTGGGTTGGACTACAAGACATTTTTTCCATCGAGATGGAGCAGGAAATGTCCAGGAACCAGAACTACTATACCGTCCCTATAGATTACAAACTCCCGAAGGTGAGGTGTCTATTGTTTTTCGGGATCATAGATTATCGGATTTAATCGGGTTTACTTATAGTTCTATGCAACCTAGGCAAGCGGTTGCCAACTTGGTTGGACATTTAGAGGCAATTTCTAGACAGCAAAGAGAGAGGTCAACTGAACAACCCTGGTTGGTCACTATTGCTTTGGATGGGGAAAACTGCTGGGAATTTTACCCGGAGGATGGCAAACCCTTTTTAGAAACTCTATATCAAACCCTAAGTCACGAACCCAATATTCAACTGGTAACGGTTTCTGAATTTTTAGACAAGTATCCTCCTACAGCTACTATTAATGGAGATAGGTTGCATAGTGGTTCCTGGGTAGATGGTAGTTTTACCACTTGGATAGGAGATCCGGTAAAAAACCGAGCTTGGGATTATCTTGTTCAAGCTAGACAAACTTTGGCTAGACACCCGGAAGCTACGGAAGAAAATAATCCCGCCGCATGGGAGGCTTTATATGCTGCTGAGGGATCGGACTGGTTTTGGTGGTTTGGTGAAGGACATTCATCAAATCAAGATGCCATATTTGACCAGTTATTTAGAGAGCATCTTTATGGCATTTATAAAGCACTAAATGAACCCATACCTGCTTATTTAAATTCGCCCCTAGAACTGCATGAAGTGAAAGCGGACCGTCGCCCAGAAAGTTTTATTCATCCAGTTGTTGATGGTAAAGGGGATGAGCAAGATTGGGACAAGGCTGGTAGGGTAGAAGTGGGTGGCGCTAGGGGAACAATGCACCAAAGTAGTCTAATCCAGCGTCTTTGGTATGGGGTAGATCATCTCAACTTCTATTTGCGAGTGGATTTTAAAAATGGACTTACCCCTGGAAAGGAATTGCCACCGGAATTAAATTTACTGTGGTACTATCCAGACAGACCAATGGTGAACAGTTCCATACCTCTAGCGGAGGTTCCGGATATGGCTCCGGTTAATTATTTGTTCCACCATCACTTAGAAATTAATTTGATTTCCCAAGCGGTTCAATTTCGGGAAGCTGTAGAGAATTATCAATGGTTACCCCGTGCTAGTCGGGCTCAGGTTGCTTTGGATACCTGTTTGGAAGTAGCAGTGCCATGGGTAGATTTACAGGTTCCTCCTGATTATCCTCTGCGGTTAATTTTGGTTTTAGCTGATGATGGCTGTTTCCATAGTTATTTACCAGAAAACGCCCTGATTCCTATTGAGGTTCCCTAA